One genomic segment of Nodularia sp. LEGE 06071 includes these proteins:
- a CDS encoding response regulator: MLTHNIPIRILIVDDHPVVRQGLAAMIDRESDMAVVAQAENGHEAVLAFRQHQPDVTLMDLRMPEMDGVTAITALCAEFTNAQIIVLTTYDGDEDIYRGLKAGAKGYLLKDAEPDELLEAIQIVNSGKKYIPASVGSKLAERVGSLQLSKRELEVMRLITTGKSNQEIGVVLQISEGTVKYHVNNIYSKLGVSDRIQAVITALKRGIVSLQ, from the coding sequence ATGTTGACTCACAATATTCCGATTCGCATCTTAATTGTTGATGATCATCCTGTAGTCCGTCAGGGTTTAGCGGCGATGATTGATCGGGAATCAGATATGGCAGTTGTCGCCCAGGCTGAAAACGGACATGAGGCAGTTTTAGCATTTCGTCAACATCAACCGGATGTAACTTTAATGGATTTACGAATGCCAGAAATGGATGGAGTTACTGCCATTACCGCCTTATGTGCCGAGTTTACCAACGCCCAAATTATTGTTCTGACTACCTACGACGGCGACGAAGACATCTATCGGGGACTAAAAGCCGGAGCAAAAGGCTATTTACTCAAGGATGCTGAACCAGATGAACTACTAGAAGCCATTCAGATTGTTAATTCTGGGAAGAAATATATTCCCGCTTCCGTAGGCAGTAAACTAGCAGAGCGAGTTGGTAGCCTGCAACTGAGCAAAAGAGAATTAGAAGTAATGCGGCTGATCACTACTGGTAAAAGCAATCAAGAAATTGGTGTGGTGTTGCAGATATCAGAGGGTACTGTCAAGTACCATGTCAATAATATTTACAGTAAATTGGGAGTAAGCGATCGCATTCAAGCCGTGATT
- a CDS encoding GAF domain-containing protein, with protein MLQEDINTLQHENMGMQTAITIALEQKKAVPESAAANRLLEATAAAAKALLTIDNFDTAVSTALQIIGESLDCDRITVIENFENPSNLRLPHWRVLYEWTAFDSVSQISDPDVAQGTYAGIESWYERCSQGQSISYLLEEMPEPFRSGQVAIGVKALHGVPIFVENQYWGIVGFDDCRTAKRRNPAELAVLKTAATCIGSAIQRKRTEQASLQAEQARVAELATANVSLQQRDRLLSVVAQITKDLLKREDIDVAIPTALEAVGKLVNISRVVLIIERQDPSTRRLKHCVVYEWVAAGIADHDSVGMSVMDNDHFQVMIQPLYQGQSIWRVIEKLPVVTRRQFEKLEIKSTGVVPIFIEGSYIGCVGFDDCVTPRHWSQQEIDVLTAAAESIGAALHRKQLVECLIAERARAAEERAAELARANEALRGCVNRLADQPNCETFWEHILLEASAQINSYAAALFLYNESSNTRVMKRYVREGKVVSIATSPELAEFKKSIPGDIASFWEEALFRGEAVFFNLDDCDERVSPRINWHQNQGHRSIVRVPLILGDRPLGFIGFCFREPRTGLPENMELIMALAQQATLAIQLTNLAEQGRQAAILEERNRMAREIHDTLAQAFTGVIIQLGAASRIITDESADVQAHMNLARDLAREGLAEARRSVNALRPQILETSNLRKAFKRLAAQMSAAIDTQIICTVMGEVYPLSIDRENNLLRIGQEALTNAIKYAQASEIQIQLVYQPTQFILRVKDNGQGFEMDSLSMVQGFGLISMKERCDRIGAELIIQSLPEQGTEIMISITNS; from the coding sequence ATGCTGCAAGAAGACATCAACACTCTACAACACGAGAATATGGGGATGCAAACGGCAATTACCATCGCCCTGGAGCAAAAAAAAGCCGTTCCAGAATCAGCAGCAGCCAATCGCCTTTTAGAAGCCACAGCAGCAGCAGCCAAAGCCCTATTGACAATAGACAACTTTGATACAGCAGTGAGTACGGCATTGCAAATTATTGGAGAAAGTTTGGATTGCGATCGCATCACGGTAATCGAAAATTTTGAGAATCCATCTAATTTAAGACTGCCGCACTGGAGGGTTTTATACGAATGGACGGCCTTTGATAGTGTATCTCAAATCTCTGACCCTGATGTAGCCCAAGGAACTTATGCCGGAATTGAATCATGGTATGAGCGTTGTAGTCAAGGTCAAAGTATTAGTTATTTACTGGAAGAAATGCCGGAACCATTTCGCAGTGGGCAAGTAGCAATTGGTGTAAAAGCGTTACATGGTGTTCCCATTTTTGTAGAAAATCAGTATTGGGGAATAGTGGGTTTTGATGATTGTCGTACAGCCAAGCGGCGAAATCCGGCGGAACTAGCGGTACTCAAAACCGCAGCCACTTGTATTGGTAGTGCTATTCAGCGAAAACGTACCGAACAAGCCTCACTGCAAGCTGAACAAGCAAGAGTCGCAGAACTAGCAACAGCCAACGTATCTTTACAACAGCGAGATCGCCTACTTTCTGTAGTTGCCCAAATTACCAAAGATTTGTTGAAAAGGGAAGATATTGATGTTGCAATTCCAACTGCCTTGGAAGCTGTGGGCAAACTGGTGAATATAAGTCGCGTTGTGCTGATCATAGAACGTCAAGATCCATCCACTCGACGGCTAAAGCACTGCGTAGTGTATGAGTGGGTTGCAGCAGGAATCGCAGACCATGATTCTGTGGGGATGTCTGTCATGGACAATGATCATTTCCAAGTAATGATTCAACCACTTTATCAAGGTCAGTCTATCTGGCGGGTAATAGAAAAATTACCTGTTGTCACCCGACGGCAATTTGAGAAACTGGAAATCAAATCTACAGGTGTTGTCCCCATATTTATTGAGGGCAGTTACATCGGTTGTGTCGGCTTTGATGATTGTGTTACTCCCCGTCATTGGAGTCAACAGGAAATAGATGTACTCACTGCTGCTGCTGAAAGTATTGGAGCCGCATTACACCGTAAACAATTGGTAGAGTGCCTAATTGCCGAACGCGCCAGAGCTGCTGAAGAAAGAGCAGCCGAATTAGCCAGAGCCAACGAAGCACTACGAGGCTGTGTGAATCGATTGGCAGATCAACCGAACTGCGAGACATTTTGGGAACATATTCTTTTAGAAGCCTCCGCTCAAATTAATTCCTATGCCGCCGCTTTATTCCTATACAATGAGTCATCCAACACACGGGTAATGAAACGTTACGTGCGAGAAGGAAAAGTGGTTTCCATTGCCACTAGTCCCGAATTGGCAGAATTTAAAAAATCTATTCCCGGAGATATCGCTTCCTTTTGGGAAGAAGCACTCTTTCGAGGTGAAGCCGTTTTCTTTAACTTGGATGATTGCGATGAACGGGTATCCCCCCGGATTAACTGGCATCAAAATCAAGGACATCGTTCTATTGTCCGTGTACCGTTGATTTTGGGTGATCGTCCCCTGGGATTTATCGGGTTTTGCTTCCGCGAACCCAGAACTGGCTTACCCGAAAATATGGAATTAATTATGGCATTGGCACAGCAAGCCACCTTAGCAATTCAGTTAACCAATTTAGCCGAGCAAGGTCGCCAAGCTGCGATTTTAGAAGAACGTAACCGCATGGCTAGAGAAATCCATGATACTCTAGCTCAAGCTTTCACAGGTGTAATTATCCAGTTGGGTGCTGCCTCCAGAATCATCACTGATGAATCGGCAGATGTTCAGGCGCATATGAATCTAGCACGGGATTTGGCGCGTGAAGGGCTGGCTGAGGCTAGGCGCTCTGTTAATGCCCTGCGTCCACAAATATTAGAAACTAGCAATCTACGTAAAGCTTTTAAACGCCTAGCAGCACAAATGTCTGCTGCCATTGATACGCAGATAATTTGCACAGTCATGGGGGAAGTATACCCGTTATCGATAGACAGAGAAAATAACTTGCTGCGTATTGGTCAGGAGGCATTGACAAATGCAATTAAATATGCACAAGCTAGTGAAATTCAGATTCAATTAGTGTATCAACCCACTCAATTTATCCTGCGGGTAAAAGACAATGGTCAGGGATTTGAAATGGATAGTTTATCTATGGTGCAGGGTTTTGGATTGATCAGTATGAAAGAACGTTGCGATCGCATTGGTGCAGAGTTAATCATTCAAAGTCTCCCAGAACAGGGAACAGAAATTATGATATCAATTACTAATTCGTAA
- a CDS encoding CHASE2 domain-containing protein, with product MINGILKQLRSAFAKDQNYRDPTADYNWLKVILVTSLGVTALVWGVRELKWLQSWELTAYDQMLRSRPAEPPDQRILLVEITQEDLAQEQWPLSDAKINQLLLKLESHQPSIIGIHFNRANQANLAENLETQDNIISTCLFSSIDRPEIPPPPNFLEDNLGFKDLIPDYESDQIIRRSLLFAHSQDSKCTTPFSFAARLAVNYLEKLGFSINFVDQDNFSIGKTRFSTLNANSGSYKRLDAAGYQILLNYRRTERIAEKVTLTQVLNNQFDPNLVKDKLVIIGTTAPSVNSGLNTPYNAAPDQPSRTPAVLIHAHIASQILSTVLDGRPLIWYWSEGVEILWLCAWSSIGTIFGWRLRHPLLLLVVGGASLAGLVGICTVVFFQAGWIPLIPPAIALIMSSVSTMIYTTYKNQQQTKIILLKIEQQQEAIQQLNILLQDTKTTAIRDVHIHSTSTPIIPEKRTGDLLLGGRYQISKILGAGGFGRTFIAKDTQRPGNPVCVVKQLMPARRDPKFLQVARRLFNTEAEILEVLGKHQQIPELLAYFEDNQEFYLIQEYIPGHTLNEELPPVQVVQNEAFVIDMLKGVLEVLVFMHERRIIHRDIKPTNIIRCSKDNRLVLIDFGAVKLMQPPNSEQTELATVAIGTRGYAPPEQFAGHPRLSSDIYALGIIAIQAITGIPPQELKADFDTGNIMWRQTAKVSDKLAEILDKMVRYHFSDRYQTAADVMQDLNHLTASTSATSYTNSI from the coding sequence GTGATTAATGGAATATTAAAACAGCTCCGATCTGCTTTTGCCAAAGATCAGAATTACCGTGATCCTACTGCTGATTACAACTGGTTAAAAGTTATTTTGGTAACCAGTCTAGGAGTGACAGCTTTGGTATGGGGAGTCCGGGAACTGAAATGGTTACAGTCGTGGGAATTAACAGCTTATGACCAAATGTTGCGATCGCGTCCTGCGGAACCACCTGATCAGCGCATATTATTAGTGGAAATTACTCAAGAGGATCTCGCACAAGAGCAATGGCCTTTATCGGATGCCAAAATCAATCAACTGTTGCTCAAACTAGAATCTCACCAACCCAGTATTATCGGAATCCATTTCAACCGAGCAAATCAGGCAAATTTGGCGGAAAATCTGGAGACTCAAGACAATATTATTAGCACTTGCTTATTCAGTAGCATAGACAGACCAGAAATTCCCCCACCACCTAATTTTCTGGAAGATAATTTAGGCTTTAAAGATTTAATTCCTGATTACGAATCAGACCAAATTATCCGCCGCAGTTTGTTATTTGCCCACTCTCAAGATAGTAAATGTACAACTCCTTTCTCATTTGCTGCCAGATTGGCGGTTAACTATCTCGAAAAATTGGGTTTTTCCATCAATTTTGTCGATCAAGATAATTTCTCTATCGGTAAAACTCGCTTTTCTACCCTCAATGCCAATTCCGGTAGTTATAAAAGACTGGATGCGGCAGGATACCAAATACTATTGAATTATCGCCGTACTGAGCGCATAGCTGAGAAAGTCACTCTGACGCAAGTTCTCAACAATCAATTCGACCCCAACTTAGTCAAAGATAAGTTAGTAATTATCGGCACAACTGCCCCCAGTGTTAATTCTGGTTTAAATACACCTTATAATGCCGCACCTGACCAACCATCTAGAACGCCTGCTGTCTTGATTCATGCACACATAGCTAGTCAGATTCTCAGTACAGTCCTGGATGGACGACCCTTGATTTGGTACTGGTCTGAAGGAGTGGAAATCCTCTGGCTGTGTGCTTGGTCAAGCATAGGTACTATTTTCGGATGGCGACTGCGACATCCATTGTTGTTGCTAGTGGTGGGAGGTGCAAGTTTAGCTGGCTTGGTGGGAATCTGCACAGTCGTATTTTTCCAAGCTGGTTGGATACCGCTAATCCCTCCGGCGATCGCTTTAATTATGAGTAGTGTGAGTACAATGATTTATACCACCTACAAAAATCAGCAGCAAACAAAGATCATACTGTTAAAAATTGAACAACAACAAGAAGCAATTCAACAGTTAAATATTCTGTTACAAGATACTAAAACTACGGCAATTCGTGACGTACATATTCACTCTACATCTACACCGATTATTCCCGAAAAGAGAACTGGTGATTTACTTTTAGGTGGACGTTACCAAATATCAAAAATTTTAGGGGCTGGGGGATTTGGTCGGACTTTCATAGCAAAAGATACTCAGCGACCCGGTAATCCTGTCTGTGTAGTTAAACAATTAATGCCAGCACGTCGAGATCCGAAATTTTTACAAGTAGCAAGAAGGTTATTTAATACGGAAGCGGAAATTTTAGAAGTGTTGGGAAAACATCAGCAAATTCCCGAACTGCTAGCTTATTTTGAAGATAATCAAGAATTTTATTTAATCCAAGAATACATTCCTGGACATACCCTGAATGAAGAATTACCACCTGTGCAGGTTGTACAGAATGAAGCTTTTGTGATTGATATGCTCAAAGGGGTTTTAGAAGTACTAGTATTTATGCATGAACGGCGGATAATTCATCGTGACATCAAACCAACTAATATTATTAGATGCTCTAAAGATAATCGCTTGGTGTTAATTGACTTTGGTGCAGTCAAGTTGATGCAACCGCCAAATAGCGAGCAAACAGAGTTAGCAACTGTCGCCATTGGGACAAGGGGTTATGCACCACCAGAGCAATTTGCCGGTCATCCCCGCTTGTCTAGTGATATTTACGCTTTGGGAATCATCGCTATTCAAGCTATTACTGGCATACCACCCCAAGAACTCAAAGCAGATTTTGATACAGGTAATATTATGTGGCGACAAACAGCCAAAGTTAGTGACAAATTAGCCGAAATTTTAGATAAAATGGTACGCTATCATTTTAGCGATCGCTATCAAACCGCAGCCGATGTGATGCAAGATTTAAATCACTTGACTGCTTCGACATCTGCAACCTCTTATACCAATTCAATATAA
- a CDS encoding VOC family protein, whose translation MTDGKETAIAGIYEVCIGVPDPIFAIQYWEQFGYRIGQVGELPADAADQLYGVNSSLRSIRLYHQNVDHGLIRLMVWQKPTNQGLGLASMKVKGNRWATTLTADLLTILNHAEDAKAGRWAIRYTNPHWEVIYNKERKSRPFTDPAVGVREMLLLQPLTRQVLFQRFGYTLPDYGQINHNAAFKTSQCTHMGMIVQDDSKRILKFYEEVLGLLRVRDDVETSYESSPAGREMFDLKPGEKFIVTAFDDPRSSQTDLMAARSGRLYIIRFPEAINLESRFESSQPGCLGISLYTYRARDIQEYCDRIKASSVLKYTNIIENEFREKSFSFVAPDGYFWNLLAG comes from the coding sequence ATGACTGATGGGAAAGAAACTGCAATTGCAGGTATATATGAAGTATGTATTGGCGTTCCAGACCCAATTTTTGCCATTCAATATTGGGAGCAATTTGGCTATCGCATTGGACAAGTGGGAGAATTACCCGCAGATGCAGCTGATCAATTATATGGAGTGAATTCTTCTTTACGTTCAATTCGCCTTTACCACCAAAATGTAGATCATGGTTTGATTCGGTTGATGGTTTGGCAAAAGCCTACGAATCAGGGATTAGGGTTAGCGTCGATGAAAGTGAAGGGAAATCGCTGGGCGACAACTTTAACTGCTGATCTTCTCACCATTTTAAATCATGCAGAGGATGCAAAGGCCGGACGTTGGGCGATTAGATATACCAATCCTCACTGGGAAGTCATCTACAACAAAGAGCGAAAAAGCCGACCTTTTACAGATCCTGCTGTGGGAGTGCGAGAAATGCTATTACTGCAACCCTTAACTCGACAAGTTCTATTTCAAAGATTTGGCTATACACTACCAGATTACGGACAAATTAACCATAATGCTGCTTTCAAAACTAGCCAGTGTACCCATATGGGGATGATTGTGCAGGATGATAGCAAACGAATTTTGAAATTTTATGAAGAAGTTTTAGGTTTATTGCGTGTCCGGGATGATGTAGAAACGAGCTATGAATCTTCACCAGCTGGGCGAGAAATGTTTGACCTCAAACCGGGTGAAAAGTTTATTGTCACAGCCTTTGATGACCCTCGTTCCTCCCAGACAGACTTGATGGCGGCGCGGAGTGGGAGACTTTACATCATTCGATTTCCAGAAGCGATTAATTTAGAATCCCGCTTTGAGTCATCACAACCAGGCTGCTTAGGCATTTCACTTTATACATATCGTGCGCGTGATATCCAAGAATATTGCGATCGCATCAAAGCCAGTTCAGTCCTGAAATATACTAACATCATCGAAAATGAATTTAGAGAGAAAAGTTTTTCCTTTGTTGCACCGGATGGCTACTTCTGGAATTTGCTAGCAGGTTGA
- a CDS encoding pentapeptide repeat-containing protein → MDAQELIRRYNEGQRYFTAAQLTGVKLIGAYLPGINLWGADLSRANLAKAKLWGADLSQANLANANLTRANLCGVKLNEANLRGAKLNLAKFYGANLSGAYYDESTRFSRGFDPKSHNMQKF, encoded by the coding sequence ATGGATGCTCAGGAATTAATCCGACGTTATAACGAAGGACAGAGGTATTTTACCGCCGCCCAGTTAACTGGAGTCAAGCTGATTGGAGCCTACTTACCTGGAATCAATTTGTGGGGAGCCGACTTGAGTCGAGCTAATCTAGCTAAAGCTAAACTTTGGGGAGCCGACTTAAGTCAAGCTAACCTAGCCAATGCGAACTTAACTAGAGCTAACTTGTGTGGCGTTAAACTGAATGAGGCAAATCTTCGGGGAGCAAAACTCAATTTAGCCAAGTTTTATGGAGCTAATCTCAGTGGGGCTTACTATGATGAAAGCACCCGATTTTCTCGTGGTTTTGACCCCAAAAGTCACAATATGCAGAAATTTTAA
- a CDS encoding DUF1838 domain-containing protein, translating into MVAQVQELDAQQWVKTRSSLDPTKSTFLIWTGKIYSFIPGEKRKLLFKMSGVSVSRCIPTAEGSWDFTSRELTYYLDPQTDEILRHWENPWTGETVPVIHVANNPVQGQFQGKFPAQVEGDTTTFVFDIFPTYPNPLAENPQFAEYSPYAIYQATELFKLAVPTVDLFNSELVSVSQLRLGWDRIGQWLPWMKMGERSGYLIYSASGSKVNGFTELPQLLQDEINTRVPLYKQAPKAVLDGEDMTSWLYFQKHFQAYLAGEIFPLPEAEED; encoded by the coding sequence ATGGTTGCCCAAGTTCAAGAATTAGATGCCCAGCAATGGGTAAAAACCCGTTCTTCCCTTGACCCTACTAAATCTACATTCCTGATTTGGACAGGTAAGATTTACAGTTTTATCCCTGGTGAGAAAAGAAAATTGCTGTTTAAAATGTCGGGGGTCAGCGTGAGTAGATGCATTCCCACAGCAGAAGGTAGTTGGGATTTTACATCCAGGGAACTGACTTACTACCTAGATCCACAAACCGATGAGATTCTGCGGCACTGGGAGAACCCCTGGACAGGTGAAACAGTGCCTGTGATCCACGTTGCTAATAATCCGGTGCAGGGGCAGTTTCAAGGCAAATTTCCCGCACAAGTTGAGGGAGACACTACAACCTTCGTTTTTGATATTTTTCCCACATATCCAAATCCATTAGCCGAAAATCCCCAGTTTGCTGAATATAGCCCATATGCAATTTATCAGGCTACGGAATTATTCAAATTAGCTGTACCAACAGTAGATTTATTTAACTCAGAACTGGTTTCAGTGTCTCAATTGAGACTGGGTTGGGATAGAATTGGTCAATGGTTGCCTTGGATGAAAATGGGCGAGCGCTCTGGTTATCTCATTTACAGTGCTTCGGGAAGTAAAGTAAATGGTTTCACAGAATTACCCCAGTTGCTTCAAGATGAAATTAATACCCGCGTTCCTCTGTACAAGCAAGCTCCAAAAGCCGTTTTAGATGGGGAAGATATGACATCTTGGCTGTACTTCCAAAAACACTTTCAGGCTTACTTGGCTGGCGAAATTTTCCCGCTTCCCGAAGCCGAAGAGGATTAA
- a CDS encoding AbrB family transcriptional regulator produces the protein MNQNLSVTPTQKLPTHEKENVTPQQSYVKLFLILSLELLLAIPLGLVLVKLHVGGIAWIFGGIASGAIVLQGSRILYQYYPKPNRNARKVGMALVGLTVGASSSNSDLTSLAADIPIFIFLTLFLLVCGSCIGYLYSRLSQTNLLTSMLATVPGGVGVMSSIAADYNRNVTLVALVQAIRVTSVVLLIPFIARTSVDSVLSPQTLPVAVGLLSFDPDQIGLLFLALLITTLVVYLAGLCKMPAAEFFGALVVGLAFNSVVHWLPVFGDLNFSPPAVIKLFGQLLLGITIGEYWGDKPNIGKRAVGYAFMSVGMTLVAGAIAAMLAMQLTSWDWLTCLLVTAPGGAPEMILLSLALNHNVEIVTTGHLVRLIAINSSLPLWIFLFRRLDSHLSEPV, from the coding sequence ATGAATCAAAACCTCAGTGTTACTCCCACCCAAAAGTTACCCACTCATGAAAAAGAAAATGTTACCCCACAACAGTCATATGTGAAATTATTCCTGATCCTCAGCCTAGAACTACTGCTGGCTATACCTTTGGGCTTAGTCTTAGTCAAGTTACACGTAGGCGGAATTGCTTGGATATTTGGCGGAATTGCCTCTGGTGCAATAGTTTTACAAGGATCTCGGATTTTATACCAGTATTATCCCAAGCCTAATCGAAATGCGAGAAAGGTGGGAATGGCACTTGTCGGCTTGACTGTCGGTGCATCAAGTAGCAATAGCGATTTAACCAGTCTGGCTGCTGATATTCCTATATTTATTTTTCTCACTTTATTTTTACTGGTGTGTGGTAGCTGCATTGGCTACCTATACTCCCGCTTGAGTCAAACCAATTTATTAACATCAATGTTGGCGACAGTTCCCGGCGGTGTGGGAGTCATGTCATCTATTGCTGCTGATTACAATAGAAATGTCACCCTTGTAGCTTTAGTTCAGGCAATCCGTGTCACCTCTGTAGTCTTACTTATTCCGTTCATTGCTCGGACATCAGTTGATAGTGTTCTCAGCCCTCAAACATTACCTGTCGCAGTGGGATTACTGAGTTTTGATCCAGATCAAATAGGATTACTCTTCTTGGCACTGCTAATCACCACATTAGTAGTTTATCTGGCTGGATTGTGTAAAATGCCAGCAGCCGAGTTTTTTGGTGCATTAGTAGTTGGTCTAGCTTTTAATTCTGTGGTGCATTGGCTACCTGTGTTCGGTGATCTGAATTTTAGTCCGCCAGCAGTCATCAAATTATTCGGTCAACTGCTGCTGGGAATTACCATTGGTGAGTATTGGGGAGATAAACCTAATATTGGCAAAAGGGCTGTAGGTTATGCTTTTATGTCTGTAGGCATGACCTTGGTCGCGGGTGCGATCGCTGCTATGCTGGCCATGCAATTAACCTCTTGGGACTGGTTAACTTGTTTGTTAGTTACAGCACCAGGAGGAGCGCCAGAAATGATCCTTTTGTCCTTGGCATTAAATCATAATGTAGAAATTGTTACAACCGGTCATTTAGTCCGACTGATTGCCATTAATAGTTCCCTACCACTGTGGATATTTTTGTTTCGCCGTCTTGATAGTCATCTATCAGAGCCAGTTTAA
- the bchI gene encoding magnesium chelatase ATPase subunit I — MTPTAQSPASARRVVFPFTAIVGQEEMKLALLLNVIDPKIGGVMIMGDRGTGKSTTIRALADLLPEIPVVANDPFNSDPNDPDVMSDEVRQMVEQGAEIPIDHKKVQMVDLPLGATEDRVCGTIDIEKALSEGVKAFEPGLLAKANRGILYVDEVNLLDDHLVDVLLDSAASGWNTVEREGISIRHPARFVLVGSGNPEEGELRPQLLDRFGMHAEIHTVKEPALRVQIVEQRGEFDQNPPVFLEKYQPEQEALQQKIVNAQNLLPKVTLDYDQRVKISEICSELDVDGLRGDIVSNRAAKALTAFEGRTEVTLDDIKRVITLCLRHRLRKDPLESIDTGYKVQKAFARVFGVEPPEDDAAQKNGVGQKLGARG, encoded by the coding sequence GTGACTCCAACTGCTCAATCCCCGGCAAGTGCGCGTCGCGTGGTATTCCCATTTACGGCAATTGTGGGCCAGGAAGAAATGAAACTGGCGCTGCTGTTGAACGTGATTGATCCCAAAATCGGTGGTGTAATGATTATGGGCGATCGCGGTACCGGCAAATCCACGACTATCCGGGCGCTGGCTGATTTGTTGCCAGAAATCCCCGTGGTTGCCAATGACCCCTTCAATAGTGACCCCAACGACCCCGACGTGATGAGTGATGAAGTTCGCCAAATGGTTGAACAAGGGGCGGAAATTCCCATAGATCACAAAAAAGTTCAAATGGTAGACTTGCCATTGGGGGCTACAGAAGACCGAGTTTGTGGCACTATCGACATTGAGAAAGCTTTATCTGAAGGTGTAAAAGCTTTTGAGCCGGGATTGCTGGCTAAGGCTAACCGAGGCATTCTTTATGTAGATGAAGTCAATTTGCTCGACGACCACTTAGTAGACGTGCTACTGGACTCCGCAGCCAGTGGGTGGAATACTGTAGAACGCGAAGGTATTTCCATTCGTCACCCAGCACGTTTTGTGCTTGTAGGTTCTGGTAACCCGGAAGAAGGTGAACTGCGTCCCCAACTGCTAGACCGCTTTGGGATGCACGCCGAAATTCACACGGTGAAAGAACCAGCTTTGCGGGTACAGATTGTGGAACAGAGGGGAGAATTTGATCAAAATCCTCCCGTATTTCTGGAAAAATACCAACCTGAACAAGAAGCATTGCAACAAAAAATTGTGAATGCTCAAAATTTGTTGCCAAAAGTGACACTTGACTACGACCAAAGGGTAAAAATTTCGGAAATTTGCTCAGAACTAGATGTCGATGGTTTGCGTGGTGATATTGTTAGCAACCGCGCCGCCAAAGCATTAACCGCATTTGAAGGTCGTACCGAAGTCACGCTTGATGATATCAAACGCGTGATTACTTTATGTCTGCGTCACAGACTGCGGAAAGACCCCTTGGAGTCAATTGATACTGGCTACAAGGTACAAAAAGCTTTTGCGCGAGTTTTTGGTGTGGAACCACCAGAAGATGATGCTGCACAAAAAAACGGCGTAGGTCAAAAGTTAGGGGCTAGAGGTTAA
- a CDS encoding DNA polymerase beta superfamily protein: MKRIEVEQRTILIGLSGSHGYGLNRPESDWDFRGVFIAPKRYYLGFDRIEQQDTGWDEPGIFPFIDDNQDTVIYELKKIIQLLAGANPNILELLWLQNYPVLTSVGQQLIKHKKIFLTKKVKHTYSGYAFAQIKKMETHRKWLLNPPQKKPLPSDFGIEEEEPLIKDELNAFLEYLYHLIRGRIEFLEEAEELYKLLTADIDFKGVLKQYTLPDETLEYTQKFTNSRKDFIRLLQKSQNYQIALREWKAYISWQENRNPARAEMERKSGFDLKHGMHCIRLLRSGLEILQRGEIVVDRRIAGDVEDLKAILRGDYSYEQVMKMAEDLVSQMDIVYEKSTLPAKPDLEQINDLCMELVEMQGWE; this comes from the coding sequence ATGAAAAGAATAGAAGTTGAACAAAGAACAATTTTGATTGGTTTATCTGGTAGCCACGGTTATGGGTTAAATCGTCCTGAGTCAGACTGGGATTTTCGGGGAGTATTTATTGCACCCAAGAGATATTACTTGGGATTTGACCGCATAGAACAACAAGATACTGGTTGGGATGAACCTGGAATATTTCCCTTTATTGATGACAACCAGGACACAGTTATCTATGAATTAAAAAAAATAATTCAGTTATTAGCAGGAGCAAATCCCAATATTTTAGAATTGCTGTGGTTGCAAAATTATCCTGTTTTAACATCAGTTGGTCAACAGTTAATTAAGCACAAAAAAATATTTTTAACAAAAAAGGTCAAGCATACTTATTCTGGTTATGCTTTTGCTCAAATCAAAAAGATGGAAACCCATCGCAAATGGTTGTTAAATCCCCCACAAAAGAAACCACTCCCATCTGATTTTGGCATAGAAGAGGAAGAACCGCTGATTAAAGATGAGCTAAACGCTTTTCTAGAGTATCTTTATCATTTAATTAGAGGCAGAATTGAGTTTTTAGAAGAAGCCGAAGAATTATATAAGTTGCTGACGGCAGATATTGATTTTAAAGGAGTATTGAAACAATATACTTTACCTGATGAAACTTTGGAATATACCCAAAAGTTCACCAATAGCCGCAAAGATTTTATTCGCTTACTGCAAAAAAGCCAAAATTATCAAATAGCTTTAAGAGAGTGGAAAGCTTACATATCTTGGCAGGAAAACAGAAATCCCGCTAGGGCGGAAATGGAAAGAAAGTCGGGTTTTGACCTGAAGCATGGAATGCACTGCATTAGATTATTACGCAGTGGACTAGAAATATTACAGCGCGGAGAAATAGTTGTAGATAGAAGAATCGCTGGTGATGTTGAAGATTTGAAAGCTATTTTGAGGGGTGATTATTCCTATGAACAAGTGATGAAAATGGCAGAAGATTTGGTTAGTCAAATGGATATTGTTTACGAGAAATCAACTTTACCGGCTAAACCTGATTTAGAGCAAATTAATGATTTGTGTATGGAACTGGTAGAAATGCAAGGGTGGGAATGA